From the genome of Tepidamorphus gemmatus, one region includes:
- a CDS encoding YdcF family protein yields MFFYLSKIAWFLLQPSNLLLTMAAAGALALLAGRLRRLGRWLLGLGLTGLIVCAFSPLGQWLILPLEERFPAWQANSIPPDGIILLGGSFETVTSSARGSVALNETAERVVEFAALSRRYPRARLVFTGGSGRLLFDEGTEADLAGRLLAGLGVDPDRIELEGRSRNTHENAVYTRELVQPGDGETWLLVTSAWHMPRAIGSFRAAGFPVEAYPVDFRTRGWQDVWRPFDSASEGLRRIDVATREWVGLVAYYLTGKSSEPLPGPDR; encoded by the coding sequence ATGTTCTTCTACCTGTCCAAGATCGCCTGGTTCCTGCTGCAGCCTTCGAACCTGCTGCTGACGATGGCGGCCGCGGGGGCACTTGCCCTGCTCGCCGGCCGCCTGCGGCGTCTGGGACGCTGGCTGCTCGGCCTCGGTCTGACGGGCCTCATCGTCTGTGCCTTCTCGCCGCTCGGCCAGTGGCTGATCCTGCCGCTCGAGGAACGGTTCCCCGCCTGGCAGGCCAACTCGATTCCGCCGGACGGGATCATCCTGCTGGGCGGATCGTTCGAGACCGTCACCAGCTCGGCCCGGGGCAGTGTCGCCCTGAACGAAACGGCGGAACGGGTTGTCGAGTTCGCCGCGCTGTCGCGCCGGTATCCACGGGCGCGGCTGGTGTTCACGGGCGGATCCGGACGCCTGCTGTTCGACGAGGGCACAGAAGCCGATCTGGCCGGCCGTCTTCTTGCCGGCCTCGGCGTCGATCCGGACCGGATCGAACTCGAGGGCCGCTCGCGCAACACCCACGAGAATGCGGTCTACACCCGTGAACTGGTTCAGCCCGGGGACGGCGAGACCTGGCTCCTGGTGACATCGGCCTGGCATATGCCGCGCGCCATCGGCAGCTTCCGAGCCGCAGGTTTTCCGGTTGAAGCCTACCCGGTCGATTTCCGCACCCGCGGCTGGCAGGACGTCTGGCGCCCGTTCGATTCCGCCTCCGAAGGATTGCGGCGCATCGATGTGGCCACGCGCGAATGGGTAGGGCTGGTCGCCTACTATCTCACCGGCAAGAGCTCGGAACCTCTGCCGGGCCCGGATCGTTGA